AGCCTTGAGCGTGCCCGCCGTCGCCTTGTGTTTGATGAGTTCTTTTACCTGCAATTGGGCTTACTCAAACGTCGCCACCAACAACGCCAAGAGCAAACCGCTGCCGTTTTAGCCCCCAAAGGTCAACTCCTTGAAAACTTCTACACCCTGTTACCCTTTGCCCTCACTGGCGCTCAGCAGCGAGTTATCAACGACATTCTCAATGATTTGCAAAAAAGCACCCCCATGAACCGTTTAGTGCAGGGAGATGTTGGCTCTGGTAAGACCGTAGTGGCCGTAGCAGCGATTTTGGCAGCAATTCAGTCCGGTTACCAAGCAGCCCTGATGGCTCCAACGGAAGTATTGGCCGAGCAGCACTACCGCAAGCTAGTGAGTTGGTTTAACTTGCTGCACCTGCCCGTGGAGTTGTTGACTGGTTCTACCCGCATGGTAAAACGACGAGAAATCTTAGCTCAGTTAGCAACCGGAGAATTGTCGTTGTTAGTAGGTACCCATGCGTTGATTGAAGAGCCGGTGTCTTTTTCTAACTTGGGACTGGTGGTGATTGATGAGCAACATCGCTTTGGTGTGGAGCAGCGGGCAAAGCTTCAGCAGAAGGGCAACAATCCCCATGTGTTGACAATGACGGCGACTCCTATTCCCCGTACTCTAGCCCTGACGCTGCATGGTGATTTAGATGTAAGCCAGATTGATGAGTTGCCCCCAGGACGGCAGGCCGTTCGCACAACGGTATTGTCAGGAAGCGATCGCAGCCATGCCTATGACCTAATTCGCCGCCAAGTTGCCCAAGGACGGCAAGCCTACGTAGTATTGCCCTTGGTAGAAGAGTCAGAAAAGGTGGATTTGAAGTCAGCGATCGACGAGCACCGCCGCCTACAGGAAGCCATTTTTCCTGAATTTAAGGTGGGACTACTGCACGGACGTATGACCTCAGCGGAAAAAGATGCCGCCATTACTCAATTTCGTCAGGCCGAAACCCATATCCTAGTGGCCACTACAGTTATAGAGGTAGGGGTGGATGTTCCCAACGCCACGGTAATGCTGATCGAACATGCCGATCGCTTCGGTCTTTCTCAATTGCACCAGTTACGGGGACGAGTGGGGCGCGGTGCTAATCAGTCCTTCTGCTTACTAATGAGTAGCTCACGCACAGAAACCGCCCGCCAACGGCTAAAGGTGCTAGAACAGTCCCAGGATGGTTTCTTCATTGCAGAGATGGACTTACGCTTCCGAGGGCCAGGGCAAGTCTTGGGAACTCGTCAGTCTGGCCTACCAGACTTTGCCCTCGCTAGCCTAGTGGATGATCAAGCTGTATTGGAACTAGCCCGCCAAGCCGCAGAGAGCATCATCTCCTTAGATGGAACATTATCCCGCTGGCCGCTGCTGCAACAGGAACTGGCCTATCGCTACCAAAAGTTAATGGGTGGTGCCATTTTGACGTAATCTCCTCAGAAAAACGCACCTTCTGGGAAAACACTACTTTTGGTCATCTAAATAATTCTCAAACACTAGTGCACACCTCATGAGTTCGTAGTAAGGACTTAAGTCCTTACTACAAGCTATTCGTAGCCATGGTGTGGAGAAGTGATATGACCTCTTTGCAAGAGAGCCTGCCTATATCGAGGGCGTAGCTGCAATCTGCTATAGGTAACCGATGACATTGGTAGAGCTAATGGTTGCGTTAGCAGGACTTCCCTTACTATGGTTAAGGTAATGACCATTTATCCCAAAGAGCTAGCTATGACTCCAGAATTGCACGATCGGATCAATACCCTAGTAACTCAAAACAAAATCATCGTGTTCATGAAGGGTAATAAGCTCATGCCCATGTGTGGCTTTTCTAATAACGTGGTGCAAATTTTGAATATGCTAGGCGTACCCTATGAGACCGTGGACGTATTGGAAGATGAAGCCATTCGTCAGGGCATCAAGGA
Above is a window of Cyanobacteriota bacterium DNA encoding:
- the recG gene encoding ATP-dependent DNA helicase RecG, whose translation is MTSANDIIRLQKALSLEAEHSFNDVMGKQYRFSEFLTLSLKQLPDQWATQAMQPLPAYDQSRCHTLADEFTRYSDLSFAERQHLVAETRRFLHQVQVTTRQSQVVETRTPSLERQLTRAEDNGQSPAVVPKPTTLTDNGRDLLQRSVPLTLDQPLEKVNGIGTSLARRLERLNLFTVRDLLYYYPRDHVDYARQVPIRGLEPGNTVTLMGTVQRCNCFTSPKNKKLTILELILKDKTGQIKLSRFYAGARYTNRGWQEQQKKLYPVGAVIAASGLVKQSKYGLTLDNPELEVLDHPGGTIESITVGRIVPVYPLTEGVGADGVRRSVVAVLPAADLLQDALPEAIRQQYGLEDLSRAIAHIHFPPDRESLERARRRLVFDEFFYLQLGLLKRRHQQRQEQTAAVLAPKGQLLENFYTLLPFALTGAQQRVINDILNDLQKSTPMNRLVQGDVGSGKTVVAVAAILAAIQSGYQAALMAPTEVLAEQHYRKLVSWFNLLHLPVELLTGSTRMVKRREILAQLATGELSLLVGTHALIEEPVSFSNLGLVVIDEQHRFGVEQRAKLQQKGNNPHVLTMTATPIPRTLALTLHGDLDVSQIDELPPGRQAVRTTVLSGSDRSHAYDLIRRQVAQGRQAYVVLPLVEESEKVDLKSAIDEHRRLQEAIFPEFKVGLLHGRMTSAEKDAAITQFRQAETHILVATTVIEVGVDVPNATVMLIEHADRFGLSQLHQLRGRVGRGANQSFCLLMSSSRTETARQRLKVLEQSQDGFFIAEMDLRFRGPGQVLGTRQSGLPDFALASLVDDQAVLELARQAAESIISLDGTLSRWPLLQQELAYRYQKLMGGAILT
- the grxD gene encoding Grx4 family monothiol glutaredoxin, encoding MTPELHDRINTLVTQNKIIVFMKGNKLMPMCGFSNNVVQILNMLGVPYETVDVLEDEAIRQGIKEYSNWPTIPQVYINGEFIGGSDIMIELYQKGELQQMVEVALAS